The Flavobacteriales bacterium genomic sequence ATATAGTAATGAGTTCTTAGCAATTGGAGTTGGAGCTTCTGGCTTAGGGATGTCAAATGCTTTTGTTGCTAAAACAAATGATGTTACAGCTGGATATTGGAACCCGGCCGGTTTATTAGGTGTTAATTCAGATATTCAGATTGCCCTTATGCATTCGGAGTATTTTCAAGGCATGGTAAAGTACGATTATGGTGCTATCGCCTCAAAACTGGATAGTAATAGTGCGGTAGGATTCTCCTTTATTCGTGCTGGAGTAGATAAAATCCCCAATACGTTGGAATTAATAGATTCGGAAGGCAATATCAACTATGATAAGATTAAATGGTTTTCGGCTGCCGACAATGCTTACATGTTTAGCTATGCCCGTAAATCCAAAGTAAAAGGACTTAACTATGGCGGAACCATAAAAGTGATATATCGAAAAGTAGGAAGCTTTGCTAAAGCATGGGGCTTTGGTTTGGATGCAGGGGTTCAATATAAAACGAAGAAGTGGAATCTGGCTGTTATGGTTCGGGATGTCACTTCAACTTTTAATGCTTGGAGTTTCTCCTTTACAGATGCGGAACAACAAATATTACTTGCTACAAGTAACGAGGTGCCTGAAAACTCTATTGAGGTTACTTTACCTAAAATGATTTGGGGAATTGCAAGAGACGTTAAATTGGGAAAAGAGTTTGTTTTAACTCCAGAGATAGATGTGGATTTTACATTTGATGGGAAACGGAACACCGTGGTAAAATCTAACTTTTCCAGTATCTCACCTCATGCCGGAATTGAATTAGGATATCATGATCTTGTTTATGTTAGAGCAGGAATTGGCCAGATCCAGAGTTATCGAGATTTTGACGATATCACAAAAACCAAAGCGCAGCCCAATATTGGCGTAGGGATTAAAATGAAAAACCTTACTATCGATTATGCGTTAACAAATGTAGGAGGTGTAACTATAGCACCATATTCTAACGTATTTTCTTTAAAACTTAATATTAATAAGCGCT encodes the following:
- a CDS encoding PorV/PorQ family protein, yielding MLKNLLVCISIFALIFGVTSSGNAEVRTYSNEFLAIGVGASGLGMSNAFVAKTNDVTAGYWNPAGLLGVNSDIQIALMHSEYFQGMVKYDYGAIASKLDSNSAVGFSFIRAGVDKIPNTLELIDSEGNINYDKIKWFSAADNAYMFSYARKSKVKGLNYGGTIKVIYRKVGSFAKAWGFGLDAGVQYKTKKWNLAVMVRDVTSTFNAWSFSFTDAEQQILLATSNEVPENSIEVTLPKMIWGIARDVKLGKEFVLTPEIDVDFTFDGKRNTVVKSNFSSISPHAGIELGYHDLVYVRAGIGQIQSYRDFDDITKTKAQPNIGVGIKMKNLTIDYALTNVGGVTIAPYSNVFSLKLNINKRS